From a region of the Aeoliella mucimassa genome:
- a CDS encoding helix-turn-helix domain-containing protein: MKKHIVCLDHQARGGLEQLARSGARAAQVVRRCQILLKSDSGCTDEEIAEHVGCTTRNVRAVRKRFCEEGVQRAVYDAPRSGRPPEFTKRQQQQVIALACSEPPEGRARWTLELLCEHAVKEGFVDSLSVTEVSLWLKEHDLKPWRKKLGACPS, translated from the coding sequence ATGAAAAAGCACATTGTTTGCCTGGACCACCAGGCCCGTGGAGGTTTGGAGCAGCTAGCACGCTCAGGCGCCCGCGCGGCGCAAGTGGTGCGTCGCTGCCAGATATTATTGAAATCGGACTCGGGATGCACCGACGAAGAGATCGCCGAGCATGTGGGCTGCACGACGCGCAACGTCCGAGCCGTCCGAAAGCGGTTCTGCGAAGAGGGCGTCCAGCGGGCGGTGTACGATGCGCCTCGCTCGGGCCGCCCCCCAGAGTTCACCAAGCGGCAGCAGCAACAGGTAATCGCCCTGGCGTGCAGCGAGCCGCCCGAGGGACGGGCTCGCTGGACGCTGGAATTGTTGTGCGAGCACGCGGTGAAGGAAGGCTTCGTCGATTCGCTCAGCGTGACGGAGGTCTCGCTGTGGCTCAAGGAACACGACCTGAAGCCGTGGCGAAAAAAACTTGGTGCGTGCCCAAGCTGA